Proteins encoded within one genomic window of Triticum aestivum cultivar Chinese Spring chromosome 2D, IWGSC CS RefSeq v2.1, whole genome shotgun sequence:
- the LOC123053332 gene encoding serine/threonine-protein kinase SAPK7: protein MERYELLKDIGAGNFGVARLMRNKETKELVAMKYIPRGLKIDENVAREIINHRSLRHPNIIRFKEVVVTPTHLAIVMEYAAGGELFDRICNAGRFSEDEARYFFQQLICGVSYCHFMQICHRDLKLENTLLDGSPAPRLKICDFGYSKSSLLHSKPKSTVGTPAYIAPEVLSRREYDGKTADVWSCGVTLYVMLVGGYPFEDPDDPKNFRKTIGRIMSIQYKIPEYVHVSQDCKQLLASIFVANPAKRITMREIRNHPWFLKNLPRELTEAAQAMYYKRDNSAPTYSVQSVEEIMKIVEEAQKPPPSTTPVAGFGWAEEDEQEDGKKPEEEVEEEDEEDEYEKQLNEVRASGEFHIS from the exons ATGGAGAGGTACGAGCTGCTCAAGGACATCGGCGCCGGCAACTTCGGCGTCGCGCGGCTGATGCGGAACAAGGAGACCAAGGAGCTCGTCGCCATGAAGTACATCCCACGGGGCCTCAAG ATTGACGAGAATGTGGCGAGGGAGATCATAAACCACCGGTCGCTGCGGCACCCCAACATAATCCGATTCAAGGAG GTGGTGGTCACGCCGACGCACCTGGCGATTGTGATGGAGTAcgcggccggcggcgagctcttcgaCCGGATCTGCAACGCCGGGAGGTTCAGCGAGGACGAG GCCAGGTACTTCTTCCAGCAGCTCATCTGCGGCGTGAGCTACTGCCACTTCATG CAAATTTGCCACCGGGACCTGAAGCTGGAGAACACTCTGCTGGACGGCAGCCCGGCGCCCCGCCTCAAGATCTGCGACTTCGGTTACTCAAAG TCGTCGTTGCTGCACTCGAAGCCCAAGTCGACGGTTGGAACGCCGGCGTACATCGCCCCGGAGGTGCTCTCCCGCCGGGAATACGACGGCAAG ACAGCCGATGTGTGGTCTTGTGGAGTGACCCTTTATGTGATGCTAGTCGGTGGTTACCCTTTCGAGGATCCTGATGACCCCAAGAACTTCAGAAAGACCATTGGG AGAATAATGTCAATCCAATACAAAATACCAGAGTACGTCCATGTATCCCAAGACTGCAAGCAACTCCTTGCCAGTATTTTCGTCGCAAACCCTGCAAAG AGAATAACAATGAGGGAGATCAGGAACCACCCCTGGTTCTTGAAGAACTTGCCAAGAGAGCTCACGGAAGCTGCCCAAGCAATGTACTACAAGAGAGACAACAGCGCCCCGACCTACTCGGTCCAGTCCGTGGAGGAGATCATGAAGATCGTGGAGGAGGCGCAGAAACCGCCTCCTTCCACCACTCCGGTGGCGGGTTTCGGGTGGGCGGAGGAGGACGAGCAGGAGGATGGCAAGAAGCcagaggaggaagtggaggaggaagacgaggaagaTGAGTATGAGAAGCAGTTGAATGAGGTCCGTGCCAGCGGTGAGTTCCACATCAGCTAG